TTTGGCGATGCCCGAAAAGAATAAAGCTCAGTCACCCATGAGTCTGAACAATAGATCAGGGGAAAATGAAGGGAACGGCGGGGGTGGtgagaagaaggagaagaggaagCTGAGCATTTCTGTGGCGCTGTCGAAAGAGGAGATAGAGGAGGACATTTTCGCACTGACTGGATCAAAGCCAGCGAGGAGGCCTAAGAAGAGAGCAAAGAACATACAGAAACAAGTAGATGTAAGACAAGATCTGATATCTGATCTTCTTGGATTATTTCGGCATGGTTCTTATTTCGTGTTTCTAAAATACAATTGATTGATTCATCtgaatttttgtgaatttatttaataaacgaTTGACTTatctaattttcttgattgcaGTCTGTGTTTCCTGGATTATGGCTAGTGTCAATAACAGCAGATTCATACAAGGTGTCTGAAAATTCTCTAAAGGTATTGTGAACACAGTTAGGTTTGATTTCAGTATCGTCGTCTTAGTTTGCTGATTACTGATAAAGTGTCTGTGCTATGTACAGGGTTAGATGCAATCAACTGACAGAAGATCATGGCTTTCAAGTGTGCTCAATGGAAGTTTAATGTTCTTGGCTTCCAAATTTTGTGATGGCACTTGCAGGTATAATCTGCAGGAACTTGTATTTGAAAGGAAGAATAAGTGGTCTTATAGGGTTTAGTTCCCagttcttcttttctttctttttgatcTCCTAACATAGGGAGATTCATGATAGTTCCTTTATTTATCAGTAGTGGCAGTTGTAAATATGGATTTCTTGATCTTTAAGATTTTCATTCCAGTACCCACTTCTTGTtgttttctatgtttttttcGATTTgctgattaatttttttcttcgtCTGCAATTATGATTTTCTGGGATTTTGCTCTACTGCTGAGAAATTGAGATTGGCTTTTCTGTTAATGATATACACATCCTGATACAACTCAAATATGCTTATACATGATCTCTTcatcatttatattttccGACATATGGCCCAATAAATTCTGAAGTACACTTACGAGTTTATGATGACATTTGACGTGAAGAACCCCCAGATTTGTGTGGTgatcttttgtattttcagatTGTGCGTCTGTGCAGCATTGTGCTGTGGGTTTAAAGGTCCTAGAAtcacaatataatatatttttgaatttctattcagaatttttatatctaataacGGAAAAATAGGGTCTATAACATGCAATGAAACTCCAGGGCAAAGGTTTCGGACCCTCTGACTGGCAAACTGCTGCGACATATGTAGAGGAGAAGGAGCTTAATAGAACTGCTATTAGATATTCACAATGTAATACTGCTGGTCACAGTCAACTTGTTTCCATGATGAATCTCCTCAGAGAGCTGATCTTTCATTTGTTGATCCAGGACTTGTGGCCACAAAATAGTTGAATGCCGCACAAGGATGTTTCGTTGAGCCAgttctcttttaatttctccTCTTTCTTCAATGGCTATGTTTTACACATTTGGGGCAGCAAAGGGACTGAAATACAAGTCAAAATCCTGTACTTCCATCCCTTGGTAGTTGTCTCAACCTTTTTTCTTAAACTATGCTTTAGTTCTCGTCAGTAAAACTCACACATTAGAGTTGGTCGTAGTTCGTTTCTCTGTTGTTCCCGAATCATCTTCACAATCAAGTTGGGatcaatctttttataattcagCTCCACAAGTTGATCTACACATCTTCTGATGTCCTTGGGATAGGCATTTTTATGTTGCATTTGTTCCTCTGCTATTGTCGCAGTGCATTCTTTTGCCTGCTTTATCCCTTTGCATTAATGAACTGAAAGCACTGTCATGCCTTTTCTTACttacatatatgtattgaTGCTGGGGGCAGGTGTAGGGTGTGGAGTTTGAACTTTGAAGAGGACATTAGGATTTGGAAAGAATGTGTGGAGAAATGTAATGTATTACTTTATCTATTGAAGGGAACTATGGAAACACATATTGGTTGGCTTGACTTTAGATGAAGGAGATGAGACTTTCAAAGTTCACCTTCCAAACTTTTCGTTGAATACTACTCCATTGATTTGGTTGATTGTTATTCAAGATTGGGTCCTACATATTATCTAACTTATGGGTCATTTCATTGTTAAACTCAAGTGGCTTGTTATCTGCCCACAACTTATTATGATTACGACATTCATGTTGCTCTTTTTATGGTTTTTTAACTTGAATTATCTCATGTTCCAATCTTTGTATAGTTCAAGTTTCTTCATCTCCCTCATTGTGGAACTGATCCGAGTCAAAGAACCTTACGANNNNNNNNNNCACGATTCTACATACATCTGTAGCATATTGTACAATGCGATTTGCCATTTCTCACGAGCATAATTTTATACCGCCAATAAGAGCACAATACAAACTTatgagaattttttctttttgtatagtataatgtttttcaaaaggtgtttgtgtaagttttaCTTTTGAATAGAAGATgaagttgtaattacaactacaattTTAGAAAGTATAATTGTATTTCAACATAAGAGAATCTCAATATAATTTAGGCCTTATTTGTATTGTCTCCCTTGGTGCTGAAACCGTGTTTCAGTGGTTGACTGCCGCAACAGCTCACACAGGCGGGATTGTTGAAGAGGCACCAAGAGACTTGCGCGAAAAGTCCGGGGGATGGCTTCCTTTTTTTAAACGAATAACTTCAGAAACTTCTTGTTGCTTTTTTGTATGTAACGCATAggtttttatatgtttttagaCTAGTTTACCTATACACACCCCTCCTTTATGAGTTGAAATACATCCAACTCTTAATAGGGCCAGGGTCCACTGAATTTGATACTTGTTTCGTTTACTACTTATAATATCTTGCCTTTAGCAAGATTTGAAATCCACCCCATCTCATTTCAAGTtcggatttaattttttattgtaaactCTATTTCATCTTCTACTTCATCCACGTTACACAGCCCAGTCCAATCTTTATAGCCGTTTGCTTATAGTGAGTTCAGGGTCCGGGCTTAAACACTGTTACACCCCTACTGTGCAACCCACCTGTTGAGGTGGGTTAAGACTTTTGGAGGAGAAAGTAAATAAGGATAAGGGCTGGAATTGACCTTTGTATCCTACTAAGGAATATTGCCCATGGCAGAAAACTTGGAGATTGTGCCGAGATGCATCGAGGCCATTGCTAGCAACAAACTACAGAGGTGGAAATGAAGCTAACCGACGAAGGAAATTAGCAATGTGACGAGAGTAGGAGTTGCGGCTGCAAGTTCATGGTTTAGATGCATGAGCTCGAAATTTTGAGTTTGCCATTGTTTAGTCATTCAACATCATCAAACAATTCTCATTCTCCTTAACTGACTTTCAATTTAACAGATCAAATCATTCTTATTCttcctaatttaattttaatttaacagACCTGCCTTTGTTGAATTGGAATCTTCTCCTTCTAAGGGGGTTTCCAACAAGGTTAGGCGGTGGTCTAGATGCGAGGcctatttctaatttttaaattgcttCAAGGTAACATAGTAATAAGGTAATTACACTACTTGAAAGGAAAGAACGTGCCAGCGGAAGCGAGATtcgaaaattaataatttaaaatttaaacaaaaattgtacTGAGGGGTGTATTTTTTGTGCTCCcgagcgttcgatgtagtatgAAAATTAACAATAGTAAAGAAATAATCATACGAGGCTAtggttgaaaataaaaggaaaagcgTAAATGTAAAATCGAATTTTACCTCTCAAAGTTTCAAGCTTCCAATCGGACAACTTCGTCGAATTTGTCCACTCGAGATTCCGATGTAAGAATCCTCCAAAGATTATCCAAATCACACCAGAATAAACAACATTTTGATCCCTTTGCTAGAAGGAATCAAAACCAAAATTCTCACCTAGTGAGAAGGGGAGGGGCGGCCGAAACTAGGAGGAGAGGGAGAGAATTTTGTGTGATATAttgtgttatgaattattatataaataattatacacaatacttatttatataccttaaatagataaataaaaatgtgtctagatacattctatAAGGCAACTCTTCAATCCATTCCAAATAGAGAAGAGTCTAATTATGACTAAGTTAGcactttcaaaaaatacaattatttggTCAACTTTCTCTCCATTATTTTTGCTAGTTAGTGGGCCACAATGAGTGGGCCGattttctctaaaataaattcaaggcccaatggattttaattaaatctaatttaataaaaattcatttactgAGCTCACTAGGTATttagtccaattaaatactcaaACCCAGATTgactcttattaattaatgaaattcacattaattaataagagcaaacacaatttaaattaatccaattaatttaaacttgggtcatccatccaatgggagtaatttaaattaaccccatatgtaagtaatccaattactcacatcttataaaattaattccaaattaatttcttgttctttctcGATGATTTacgtgtgactctttaggttcaccttttagCAGACTTGGGCAAGTGCCCAAtgctatgattaattaaatttaatttaatttataattcgtaatcaacccttgatcaagagaACCCGCTACCATGATGGCCGAACGGTCCATGGGACTAGAGAGTAGGTGAATGTCcgtgtgaatatttaggcttTCCAGTCCATATGGGTGCCGTCTACCGTCTCccagccttagtctagggcatggaatttgGTGTTGGTTTCCATTCTGGACTAGActtctatgcttaatacttgagatcgcattACGCCAAGTTTATCGACACAAAAATCTCCTTTTTCTATTCAATCAATCACTGTGACTACAGGTTCATAAAGCGCGAACGCAtgtccaagtgcataggagatatttttgtcaatagGGGAagaatcctcttcttggaactcaccatcctagctacatactccgactacaTTGGACAAgtcttatgatgatcatgtctgcgacacaatcacctcttgtccagatccaagatacagtcattttatgcacgtgactgccgtgatttctcaagtctGAGGATTACTTCCATATTATTGGAGTCGGGGACTCAAGttataccgaccaagcctccaagacttccatatgacgTACCatgcgagtcagttcagtcaatTAACTACCGTAACAACTAACCCATTGAAATTacatagacgtccaacgtttgtcgtcgatgaaacacgtcactcatccaatgaatgcaatactcagtgcaagtctcagtaTGACCCCcaatgcccagtctcgagatCCTCAACTTGGAACGTCTCAGACTAAccttagaagttggtttcGTTGCCGCCATctaatgcgcaacccaactacatagaTTATTAAATGGTCTATGGGTATCTTTTGTGACGTCAAATCAATGCTTAACGTAATTGATAAGTATAACAGACATATTCACCAAAGACAAAaacttaccatattcgtcgggacaatattactttaataaagattgcttgaatctCTCGAAATCGCCAATTTAATTGGCTATTTGGCCACTTATTCCAACACTCATCTCCTTtgaggtttgatataattacgcGTCAATctcctataatttaattggctaTTTGGCCACTTACTCTGatgtttgcttctgtctaacaaataagtccttcTATCAGTCAAAATTTACAGGATTCAAtgatataagaaaaattgataaaagttaatatttgttctggattaacttattattgatttatcgtaggtcaaataaatttttttatgaccagATTACCTTTATacatcacatcacataatgcatgtgaggatgtatatcttcacttttataaggatagtttaataaaaaaaaattatttaatttataataaatcaataataagtcaactgtgagtaaatattagttttcattcaaattttttgttaatatcaataaatttagttaattttgattaatagatggatctatttattagatggaagcaaatctTAAAGATACTAgatgtgattttttaaatcacagaAAGTTTAAGTGTACTTACACCGAATTTCAAGGAAGGAAAAtgtaaattatccttatagtAATTGCATCTTAATGATACTCTTATCatgcaaaataaacaaagaatacAATTTTATCCTATTACGATAATCAATCAAAgtaaatttagaataattaaaaggGGAGTAATCTCAAGTACATTTTCTTATTTGGTACgagaaaaatagattgaaaagaaaatattattttttataatttttaccaattaactatttttcttcattttgtgttaaaaaataaataatttaatattatattaaaataattttagtatacaaaaaaaatttaaaaaatcttattagtaaaaatattcattaaccaaataacaaaaatatattttattaataaaaatattcataaaaaatgagtattgAAACCATttcagtttaaaaataaaataaaattagtaccAGTGACCTCAAATAAAGAATTcaaatttagagaaaaatatgtactattttatctttttggtcttatactttcacttttttcgtccaattttgaataaaaacaaaattggagTTAAGAGTGATTTCATGTACATCAAGTTTTAGTTTTTCTCTAACTATTTTCCCTAACCAAATaccaatatttttcttattcatttatttctactttcgcttttttttatatacctACTTTTCATCCCAACCAAACAAAcccttaaatttaattctagTTTATCTTCTCATCCAGTTATCCTATACACAAAGTAAACGAGCCTAAATGTATTAAATCttttcctaaataaaatatatgatgtcttctttatacacataatatatgtatgttaaaTGAGGTAGAAGATAGCatagaaattataatagaaaattcaatctgaTTTCAAGCCCTCCTCCAGTAACCTGCCCGCTCATCATCTCAAGCTCCAGTCCAACCATCCTCCCcgataattaaataaattaataggataattacactctttttCCTtaagatttagtgtaattatatgtaaaatttctataatttaaaaaattacatctagtacccaTGAGGTTTGTattaatctaacaaataagccCCTCATCAGTCAATattaactgaatttattgatattaaataagaaaaaactGTATAAATACAGATTTATTACAggccaaataaaattttctaactAGATTACCTTAATAACGGTAAAAATATACCTACTCATATGCATTAAAgtatgaagatgtataaggataatttgatcataaaaatttattgcaataaatcaatagtaAGTCAATCAGggttaaatatgaatttctattcatttttttgttaatattaataaattcgacgaattttgattaacaaatagacttatttgttagacgaaagcaattTTTAGGGTACTAGatataagtttttcaattataaaaaatttaagtgtaattacaacaaatcGCGCTatggaagaatttaattatccctaatttaattacacttggacatattattttgatagGCTTAGGGTGAATCTGAGTTTTCAAATGTATATACACCTTTGATTTTTGCATTGTAACAAATCCAAAGgtactcaaaattaaattcaagtacatttttctctctttggaGATACATCATCATAACTATGATGACTATGTATACGAGGATAATTCTCACTAAATCCAAAGAATTAGGAGAAATCACATCCATTCATTTTGAGGGTCCCATTTGGAGACTTGCATCCTCCTAGGAGGAGGACTCCTGGACCCAGAGCggaatgaattttttgttgcaaaatttattttatttttcacttgattTAATACACATACGTTATGGTTTTTTGTATAGTCATATGATTGagtttttggatttttgaaatagtgtAAAAACAAGTGATTCGAATTATTGCTATTTGATTTGGGCCTGTTTTGAAAGAGTCGAAGTATTTCAAAATGTTTGTTGACACGAACAAAGTCAGGAAAaagcttttaaaattattgtagaaAGAAGATACTTTGTCTGATGGTAGCCTGCTATAAAATcttttccaaaatatattatttttatatttataaagtgcGTATATTGAATGCCgtagaaaatgaaatagaatttgcaacagaaaaatacaagttGATCGGTGGATGGGATCAAACATCTCTTTGTTAATTATTGCCTATTAGATAAGTCCATAGATTAGAGCCCAATAAAGGAAAGCCCAATTTCATAAAAGGAAGCCCATGAGCCCACATAGGCTGGAGTTTGAAGAAAGGGCGAGTATCTTCAGGCGAGCGATGGTGAAAATGGGAGTGAAATGGAGGAGAAAGAGGAAGGTAGAGCGGTGAATGGGGTGGTGGTAGTAGACGAGTGCTGGTGGTGGGCCGCCGCGAGCGCCGCCCAATTGGGGTGGGGCATTTCGACCTTCAGAAAGGGGTATGCCGGCGACTCGCGCCTCATGCCCTTCAAAGCCTTCGCTGTCGCTTCTCTCTTCGTTGGCGCCGCCGCATCCGCCGCTGTAGCCTCCCTCCGAGCTTCTGGTCTCCGTTCTGTAagtgttttgtattttgtctgtttggttttgtttggGATCGAGACGCTTTTGTTTCCTCAAGGGAATCATTTTTTCGTAGAGGAAGATATGCATTATTGAATTGGGGTTTTGGGGTTCTGTGAGTTCAAGTATGATTGATTTAGACATAAATATTTGGCGACATGTGAATTTAATGGcacaaatttgttttcaatttctgattttttccTGAGGTTTAGCACTTAGCTTATTTTTGGTCATTGTATGTGTATTTGTTGGTCAGTATTATGCATTTCGAATGTATATCTACGTACGTAGGGGATGAAGATCTTGGCACTAGTGACATCAGCAATTCTGTAGTTCCACATGTTAGATTGTCATGATCATCACTTTGGAAGCTAGATTAGCataagcaaataaaaatattgttttagaTTGTAGATGGTTTGATATGGGCCATGACCTATGTTGGTGGAAGGTGATCTAGGTAAGAGAACTGTTAATTTCTGTCTGGGTTGAGATCATTCAAGTGATGGTTGGAGAAGAGATAGTAGATAACTGAGATGATGAGATACTCAAAGCAGAACAATGAAGAtcaaatgataaattattgtgGTGTTTGGACATATTTATTCTTGACGACAGTATTGTTTTATAGGTTTTGTTAAAGTTCTAGGTGGCACAAATCAAGGCTAGTTGGTTGTTTTTCTTCCCCTTACCACAACCTGTTatcgttttctttttaatttaagaaaattgtttAATGCATAAAGCGGAATGTAAAGATGTTCGCCCTCCTGATGCTTCACCATAATGTTTCTGTGAATAATCCATATACTCTCGTTCTTGTATGCATATGTTACTGCAGTTTAGATTCATCCTTGTTTCTCTATCAGGTTTTccaaaatttgacataaattgGCTGTCTTTGCAGtaacaaatgaattatttgatctgcTCAAGAATTCGTCGATGTAGGTTCCTTACCACCACACCTTCCATGTTTCTTGTAGGTGGAAGACATGAAGGCCTTAGGTACAAATATACGGACTGAACTTGGATTACGTCCTAGGGCACGTGATAAGTAGATCGATTCCAACCCATCAATTTGTTTGAATGGGTTCGGCTTTCTCCTACGCCATTGTATTAAGAAGTTTTCTAGAGGAATTACAGGAAACTAGTGTGCCACTGAGTTctattatacttttctttttgaggCAGAATGTTACTCATATCCATCTGAAGAGGTTTTAAGTCTCTAATGTATTTATGTGATGTTCCTAATGCTTTACTTAAACTTATCTAAATGCTGACCCTTTTTCTCTATGAAAGAAGTTTAGTCTCTTGCTTGTGATACAAATGGACTCTTATGCGTCTGCATATTGAAAATagctttcttctttttaccTGCATGTTGACCATCATTATTCAATCTACAGttattttccttcattttcttgcCTCTGACTACATCAATGACTTATGACATGCTTTCCCCAACAtaagatttgaaattatacattcactttctttcaaaattctcCATATGCACCTTATTCTCTTTCATTAGAATTTGGAcgatattagcaaaaataaaattacaataattttttaaaatttttcctcttatttaatattttcatatatacttttgtactatatatattttaagtaagattaatatattattatatttttttccttataagtaACAAGCttattacatgaaaacattaatgaggtgtaaaattaaaattttatatatttttttttgctaacgtctcattttccattcaaattctaacaaaaagagattaaatacaaacaataatttttgttaaaaaagtgtaagtgtaatattTACAACTTtggaaaaagtataatttcacattcTTAGAGAGattttaaagtaatttatacCCGTTAGTTTATAACTACAGAGCCAACTGCAACTCAGAGAGATTGAGGAAGCCTTTCAAGGCATCAAGAaagttctaaaatttaataatccgCAGTTCTTTGCatctaaacaaaattttatgtttctcACACCTGTGAGTAATGCAACATAATGTTCCGGGAGAgatacaatttctaataaaaaaagaaaagaccaATCGGCGGAGAGAAATGGAGAAAAACGTTCCGCAAATGGAAGAAGAGTAAAACTTAGTGAATAAAGCCTCAATTGATCAGATACTATTTAAGGATTATCCACTGAACAAGATCCACGCAGTAGTGATTTCAGCATCTCAGACAACATTaacatttgaaattattgGTTAACGGGAATGGCTTCTAGTGTCCGATCATCTCGATGCAGCAGATCAAATTGTTCATACCGTATATGCTCTCAGGCAGGAACGTAAGACTCGAGCATCAATTGAGCTGGGGAAGGTGATGTGACTTCAACAATTAAGTACATGAACTTCCACTGCTTCTCCACCTTGTCTTTGAACATCTCTGAGTAAACTTTCCCAGCTCCATGTGGTCCCCGAATGTGGAAATTAACCTACATGTTGACCATTACTCTGCCATATCCTTGagatatttgaaaaatggttTGAATCCTATTGTTTTTCAGTTATTTAAGGTACCATTTCAAGATTACATACAGCGCTTTCAGAATAGGATAGATATTACTTACCACAACATGTTCGACGCCTTCTTCATCAGTCCACGTTTTATGGGGAATGCGTTGACGAGCAGCCCTATTCCTACTCTCTGATCCGTAGCCCGTGATGGGGGATCCGATTCTAACTCTAACCTGTTGGATAGTAATAAGTCCAAAGAGCAGAACTACTTGGAACAGAACTAATGATGCAGATCTAATATTATGGAGGCAGAGGAGTTTCTTGAACTATTCTAGGTTTTCAAGGCAAcagtaattttttgttttcaggTCAAAATGAACAAATGTTGTCCATGACAGGGAAAAACAATCTTCAACAAAGAGTTCagaaatgtaaaatttgaaccaaaatgGAAAGCTAATTTCACTAATCTTTCAAACTAAAGCTCTTTTGCTCTAGTTAATCGGATGCCTAacaattttgttatttctAATGAAGATACTCATGTTCACTGAGTTTGACCAAAGTGaaccatataaatataaattctttcaTCCTGTCCTTTGATTGAGAGTTTCCAGTCTTGAAATTGAATAATGTTTGTGTTGATGGTCCTGTACTTCTATGTGATTATTGTACTAGTTTCTTCTTTAAGCATAACAAGTACAACAAACAGTGAACTTAACTCGACACCAGGTAAAAGTGGATAGTGTATTTCTGCTGGCCCAACTTATTTTCCATCTACAAAggttatatttacatattacaGTTCTATAGTTAATGAGGGGCATATATTGAGCTCATCTTCCACCTAAACACTACAAAAGGTTGATTCATGataaagaaaattgagagCAACGTACTTGGCTGTCATTTTGAACCCTTTCCAAAGCCTTGTTGAAGATTTTGTACCTATAAAGAATCATCTTCAGTTATATCGTAGAGAACAAGAGGAAAACAATTTCTGAAAGGCTCACGTTCATGCAGCAAATTAATGTAGCTTACTCCTTTGGCTCAAATATAAGTTCTTTAAAAACACCATACGCTGCAGCGGCAGCAATGCCAAGGCCTGCAAGAATGACAAGACTATATGAAGCTCCTTCTGTAAATGTCACTGGCTTCTCTGGGATATTATATGTTGGAGCATCAAAGGGGTCCTCGACAGTGGATATCTCTTTTCGAGTCTGTCAAAGAAAGGTAAAAGGCAGTGCCCAATGTCAGTATGAAAATAggatatattaaaaagttacaagcagatattaaaaaacaaatgagcAATCGTACAAATAGATGAACTAAACTTAACAATGGGCTTCATAAATCTCGCATGTTTTTCGCAtagggaaaaagaaacaaagaagagCGTAGCTGATGATAGAACATTCAAGAACCAAGTCTGCATCATCCCCAAGGGATGGCAGCCCGATGCGTTTGGGCACAAGACTTCCCTATGAGAGGTCTCTTATTCGAACcttgagtgtgtgtgtgagtgttaggggaaaaaaaataaaaaaggaagagCCGAGTCTTGCATTACAAGGGCCTCTAATCATGGTTATGGTTAACACAGAAAATTCGCCTTATCATTGGTTGGACTAATTCCCAAGAAAAGGCGCTATTCCTTAAGATGATCTTGTAGATCAAGTTTTGACAACTGAAACCAGATATCAGGATGCCAAACTGATCAAAGAGGTTATCATGTACCAATATGCCAGGACGTAAGTTCATGTTTATGTGAAAGCAACAGTATGTCGTCATTCACTTAACAAGATTGTTCTCAATGTGAGTGATAATCAGTTCAATCTTTGTTATgagaaaaagttgaaaagttTTGCATGGGATTCTCTTCTTGCTGAGGAAATTCTCTTTTACCTGAACGACACACATGTCAGGGAAGCTTGCTGCGCAAgcatggaggtatgaaattaagCTATGATACACTCCATTTTGTAGATTGAGCAATCTTCTTCTACACAATCATA
The nucleotide sequence above comes from Sesamum indicum cultivar Zhongzhi No. 13 linkage group LG11, S_indicum_v1.0, whole genome shotgun sequence. Encoded proteins:
- the LOC105173286 gene encoding uncharacterized protein LOC105173286 isoform X2 — translated: MEEKEEGRAVNGVVVVDECWWWAAASAAQLGWGISTFRKGYAGDSRLMPFKAFAVASLFVGAAASAAVASLRASGLRS
- the LOC105173286 gene encoding uncharacterized protein LOC105173286 isoform X1, which translates into the protein MEEKEEGRAVNGVVVVDECWWWAAASAAQLGWGISTFRKGYAGDSRLMPFKAFAVASLFVGAAASAAVASLRASGLRSVEDMKALGTNIRTELGLRPRARDK
- the LOC105173287 gene encoding probable mitochondrial import inner membrane translocase subunit TIM21; this encodes MHNIRRGGVSMKSKWLNVLRSSCKGLEHKPSNAVSDVGFAEFSSLATGRSLMNDFSRRVARQVGENCILPRDQWTRRHSVIFQSAFQLAMSTGQNMGSSCFTRTLASKTTESSRQKQSETRKEISTVEDPFDAPTYNIPEKPVTFTEGASYSLVILAGLGIAAAAAYGVFKELIFEPKEYKIFNKALERVQNDSQVRVRIGSPITGYGSESRNRAARQRIPHKTWTDEEGVEHVVVNFHIRGPHGAGKVYSEMFKDKVEKQWKFMYLIVEVTSPSPAQLMLESYVPA